The following coding sequences are from one Myxococcales bacterium window:
- the mscL gene encoding large conductance mechanosensitive channel protein MscL, whose amino-acid sequence MSLGQDFKKFLLRGNVVDLAVAVVIGGAFGKIVSAFVDDLVMPAVSALIPGGSWREFTVTPLNFKVGHLLGTLLDFFIVATVIFFVLVKFLGAVMKKEEAPPAPAPPPTKSCGECLETVPAAAKRCKFCTSLLTALALVFLGAPAFAQGNPAFAYEKPPAEMKPVVEWNAQVKGALVLTGGNSQATNGALSVTTSRRAGDNKLGIEGMAAYGTANVRQFVPGNTGVATLVDGDADIVRNEVDSTNLILGKGRYDRFLTQNNAAYLQANIGRDKIAGKKLFGGSQAGYSRQLLKNDTHELLGEFGYDFTYESYYGDSQGVSIHSARIFLGESLKVSDDTGLYANAEALFNLNEEGSALDASVNTYKEGVGPFKDTRVNAKAGLTTKLWKNLSFGFGLAMRYDQNPAPLNATFIDRDMANPTPYRAFANEVDFIADASLIVTLL is encoded by the coding sequence ATGTCGTTAGGTCAGGATTTCAAGAAGTTCTTGTTGAGAGGCAACGTGGTCGATTTGGCCGTGGCCGTCGTGATCGGCGGTGCGTTCGGCAAGATCGTGTCGGCCTTCGTCGACGACCTGGTCATGCCTGCCGTGTCGGCACTGATACCGGGTGGGTCTTGGCGGGAGTTCACGGTGACGCCGCTCAACTTCAAGGTGGGGCACCTGCTCGGAACCTTGCTCGACTTTTTCATTGTCGCGACGGTCATCTTTTTCGTGCTCGTCAAGTTCCTGGGCGCGGTCATGAAGAAGGAAGAGGCACCGCCCGCGCCGGCACCTCCGCCCACCAAAAGCTGCGGCGAATGCCTCGAGACCGTGCCGGCTGCGGCCAAGCGTTGCAAGTTCTGCACAAGTCTGCTGACGGCGCTTGCGCTCGTTTTCCTCGGGGCTCCGGCTTTTGCGCAGGGCAACCCCGCGTTCGCCTACGAAAAGCCTCCCGCGGAGATGAAGCCCGTGGTGGAGTGGAACGCGCAAGTCAAGGGCGCCCTGGTGCTGACGGGCGGCAACTCGCAGGCCACGAACGGCGCACTGTCGGTCACGACCTCCCGCCGCGCCGGCGACAACAAGCTGGGCATCGAGGGCATGGCGGCCTACGGCACGGCGAACGTGCGACAGTTTGTGCCCGGAAACACTGGGGTCGCCACGCTGGTTGATGGCGACGCTGACATCGTTCGTAACGAGGTGGACTCGACCAACCTGATCTTGGGCAAGGGTCGCTACGACCGATTCCTGACCCAAAACAACGCAGCTTACCTGCAGGCCAACATCGGTCGGGACAAGATCGCTGGCAAAAAGCTCTTTGGTGGTTCCCAGGCTGGCTATAGCCGTCAGCTGCTCAAGAACGACACGCACGAGCTGCTCGGCGAATTCGGTTACGACTTCACGTACGAGTCTTATTACGGCGATTCGCAGGGCGTCTCCATTCACTCTGCGCGCATCTTCCTCGGCGAGAGCCTCAAGGTTTCCGACGACACCGGCCTCTATGCCAATGCCGAGGCGTTGTTCAACCTCAACGAAGAAGGTTCGGCGTTGGACGCCTCCGTGAACACTTACAAGGAGGGTGTGGGGCCCTTCAAGGACACCCGCGTGAACGCCAAGGCGGGTCTCACCACCAAGCTCTGGAAGAACCTTAGCTTCGGTTTCGGCCTGGCCATGCGCTACGATCAGAACCCGGCGCCGCTGAACGCGACCTTCATTGACCGAGACATGGCCAATCCGACTCCCTACCGCGCCTTTGCCAACGAGGTCGACTTCATCGCCGACGCCTCGTTGATCGTCACCCTGTTGTGA
- a CDS encoding MBL fold metallo-hydrolase: MLILPSTPIHPLPSGQVTLLGAMASVTGAMTLIETGGARVLVDCGVAQGREAERWRFPAEALDKLDAVVLTHGHNDHVGSLPQLLDRGYDGPILGTRATLDVAKLVLEDGLRLARQSDPEIRRFVRRFEALARVAPYETSFSVPGLDGSCTLHEAGHILGSSSVELTAPGGRVICSGDLGRPNSPLLRDYNMTWGRERPVDLVVMESTYGDSEHRQSHEDIEARLESIVNRAVRDGGHILVPAFAIGRTQTLIYHLNTLVEARRIPDITVAIDTPMGLKVTELYQKARHLFDQEARDKLASGDDPLSFESLYAVHSARDSVRLRDVKEPLLVIAGSGMCTGGRIVGHLAELLPLPETCVVFVGYQAPGTPGARIQAAARTGGTVWLNHEEIPVRAAIETLSGLSAHADRDELWRWVGAIPNVRRLALHHGEVEAQEAFATWAARRV; encoded by the coding sequence ATGCTCATCCTGCCCAGCACGCCCATTCACCCCCTGCCCTCTGGCCAGGTCACCTTGTTGGGTGCCATGGCAAGCGTCACGGGCGCGATGACCCTGATCGAGACCGGCGGCGCACGAGTCCTGGTGGATTGCGGGGTGGCACAAGGCCGGGAGGCCGAGCGCTGGAGGTTTCCCGCTGAGGCGCTCGACAAGCTCGACGCCGTCGTGCTGACCCACGGCCACAACGACCACGTGGGCTCGTTGCCTCAGCTCCTCGACCGCGGCTACGATGGACCGATCCTCGGCACCCGCGCCACCTTGGATGTGGCCAAGTTGGTCCTGGAAGATGGTCTCCGCCTGGCGCGCCAGTCCGATCCCGAGATCCGCCGCTTCGTTCGGCGTTTCGAGGCGCTCGCCCGCGTTGCGCCCTACGAAACATCGTTTTCCGTACCAGGCCTCGATGGTTCGTGCACCCTACACGAAGCGGGGCACATCCTGGGCTCGAGCAGCGTCGAGCTGACGGCCCCCGGAGGGCGGGTCATCTGTTCAGGAGATCTCGGCCGGCCCAACAGCCCCCTGCTGCGCGACTACAACATGACGTGGGGCCGCGAGCGCCCCGTGGATCTCGTCGTGATGGAGAGCACCTACGGTGACAGCGAGCACCGTCAGAGCCACGAAGACATCGAGGCCCGCCTCGAGAGCATCGTGAACCGCGCCGTCCGCGACGGAGGGCACATTCTGGTGCCCGCCTTTGCGATCGGCCGCACACAAACGCTCATCTATCACCTGAACACCTTGGTGGAGGCCCGGCGCATCCCGGACATCACCGTCGCCATCGACACGCCCATGGGCCTCAAGGTCACGGAGCTCTACCAAAAGGCGCGCCACCTCTTTGACCAGGAGGCACGCGACAAGCTCGCGTCCGGCGACGATCCCCTCAGCTTCGAGAGCCTCTACGCCGTTCATTCCGCGCGCGACTCCGTGAGGCTGCGGGACGTCAAGGAACCCCTGCTCGTCATCGCGGGCAGCGGCATGTGCACGGGCGGGCGGATCGTCGGCCACTTGGCCGAGCTCCTGCCGCTGCCCGAGACCTGCGTGGTGTTCGTGGGCTATCAGGCCCCCGGCACACCGGGGGCGCGGATCCAGGCCGCGGCACGGACGGGGGGCACGGTCTGGCTTAACCACGAAGAGATCCCGGTGCGGGCCGCGATCGAGACCCTGAGTGGCCTGTCCGCCCACGCCGATCGCGACGAGCTCTGGCGCTGGGTGGGTGCCATCCCGAACGTGCGGCGTTTGGCTCTGCACCACGGAGAAGTGGAAGCGCAAGAGGCGTTCGCGACCTGGGCCGCGCGGCGGGTGTAA
- a CDS encoding thioesterase family protein → MNLILRTFFVTMRALWASWRGRKLGPFDESVLPFRVWLNDLDVNLHMNNGRYLTIMDLGRFDFLLRSGLWTQVRRQRWMPLVGAVVFRYKRSLQPFVRYDLHSRVLGWDDKWFYIEQRFLLGGELAGLGLVRALFRGRSGNVPPAEALRAAGYDVASPPLPEMVADWRRLETAAGVGF, encoded by the coding sequence ATGAACCTCATCCTGCGTACCTTCTTTGTTACGATGCGAGCGCTTTGGGCCTCGTGGCGTGGTCGCAAGTTGGGGCCCTTCGACGAGTCGGTGCTGCCTTTCCGGGTGTGGTTGAACGACCTCGACGTCAACCTTCACATGAACAACGGCCGCTATCTCACGATCATGGATCTCGGTCGTTTCGATTTCCTCTTGCGTTCGGGTCTTTGGACCCAGGTGCGCCGGCAGCGTTGGATGCCTTTGGTGGGGGCCGTGGTGTTCCGCTACAAGCGCTCGCTGCAGCCGTTCGTGCGCTACGATTTGCACTCGCGCGTGCTGGGTTGGGACGACAAGTGGTTCTACATCGAGCAGCGCTTTTTGCTGGGAGGCGAGCTGGCGGGCCTCGGCTTGGTGCGGGCGCTGTTCCGGGGGCGGTCCGGCAACGTGCCCCCGGCGGAAGCCCTCCGTGCGGCAGGTTACGACGTGGCCTCACCCCCGCTGCCCGAGATGGTGGCTGATTGGCGTCGTCTGGAGACCGCGGCCGGCGTGGGGTTTTGA
- the yihA gene encoding ribosome biogenesis GTP-binding protein YihA/YsxC — translation MAPLPHPQILSATFVAEARTPADLRSLPPLPGYQIAIAGRSNVGKSTLLNNLAARRSLARTSKTPGRTRGLIFYDLQLRTPEGEAVGLRVVDLPGYGYAKVGKGERDSWRTLVESYVTGTAALRLCLVLVDARRGPEQEEGQLIAWLDSMGIVHRLVATKIDKLTAGERGLLKRDLPGAFPVSGLNGQGMDRVWKVVLDARSFGTLG, via the coding sequence ATGGCTCCCCTGCCGCATCCTCAGATCCTCTCAGCCACCTTCGTGGCCGAGGCGCGCACGCCGGCCGATTTGAGGTCGTTGCCTCCGTTGCCGGGCTATCAGATCGCCATCGCGGGACGCTCGAACGTGGGCAAGTCGACCTTGCTCAACAACCTGGCCGCGCGGCGTAGCTTGGCGCGCACCTCAAAAACCCCGGGGCGCACGCGAGGGCTGATTTTCTACGACTTGCAGCTGCGGACCCCCGAGGGGGAAGCCGTGGGCCTGCGGGTGGTGGACTTGCCCGGTTACGGGTACGCGAAGGTCGGCAAGGGCGAACGAGACAGTTGGCGCACGCTGGTGGAAAGCTACGTCACCGGCACCGCGGCGTTGCGTTTGTGCCTGGTTCTGGTGGACGCCCGCCGCGGCCCCGAACAAGAAGAAGGCCAGCTCATCGCGTGGCTCGACAGCATGGGCATCGTGCACCGCCTGGTGGCCACGAAGATCGATAAGCTCACCGCCGGGGAACGCGGCCTGCTCAAGCGCGACCTGCCGGGCGCCTTTCCCGTCTCGGGCCTGAATGGCCAGGGCATGGATCGTGTCTGGAAGGTGGTGCTGGACGCGCGCAGCTTCGGAACGCTGGGATAG
- the metH gene encoding methionine synthase, which yields MTNIASHPLAALLERRILVLDGAMGTMIQRYKLTEADFRGQRFANHGCDLKGNNDLLVLTRPDVIGAIHEAYLEAGADIVETNSFSLTRVAQADYQLESHIHELNVAAAQVARQAADKFTALTPHKPRFVAGSIGPTNKTLSLSPNVQDPGFRAITFDELREAFKEQILALIDGGVDLLLAETVIDTLNLKACLVAMDEAFEEKGKRLPIMISATITDKSGRTLSGQTIGAFFTSIEHARPLSVGINCALGAKDMRPYIAELSQLARHSYVSCYPNAGLPNAFGAYDETPDETGDFLEEFAHAGFVNIVGGCCGTTPEHIRAIAERVKTMPPRKPPHTDAPFSRLSGLEVLELRPETNFMMIGERTNVTGSKKFARLIVGNDYPAALEVAMDQVRGGANIIDINMDEGMLDSERAMVTFLNLVASEPEICRVPIMIDSSKWSVIEAGLKCVQGKGVVNSISLKEGEADFLDKARKVRRYGAAVVVMAFDEEGQADNTPRRVEICTRAYRLLTEKAGFDPRDIIFDPNILAVATGIEAHNAYALSFVESVRLIKEACPGVKISGGVSNLSFSFRGNEVVREAMHTAFLYEAVKAGMDMGIVNAGQLGVYEEIPAELREHVEDVLWNRRPDATERLVELAERYKGGGKKREEDLGWRQEPVERRLAHALVRGVDDFIEVDAEEARVKLGRPLLVIEGPLMDGMAEVGDLFGAGKMFLPQVVKSARAMKKAVAYLTPFIEEEKSASDSGPRARILMATVKGDVHDIGKNIVGVVLGCNNYEVVDLGVMVPTDKILDTAIAEKVDVIGLSGLITPSLDEMVYVAEEMQRRGFKLPLLIGGATTSREHTAVRIAPKYEGNVVHVNDASRAVNVVASLLDPKQVQDYGDNNRAEQDKLRRIHENKHQRPLLAYTDANRRKPIVEFPPEAIAKPAFLGRRTLEVPLEEIVPYIDWTFFFTAWELRGRFPGILESPKYGVQARELFDDGRRLLDRILRERSLTAKGVYGLWPAASEGNDIIVFDEHDETQEKLRFCMLRQQQEKPGEDAPNAPMRCLADFVAPRGSGRGDSLGAFAVTAGLGADDLVARYQAEHDDYHAIMVKALADRLAEAFAEMLHEKARHDWGYGQDEALTNDDLIGEKYRGIRPAFGYPACPDHSEKTKLFALLDAPAVGITLTESFAMLPAAAVSGIYLAHPEARYFNVGRIGRDQVEAYAARKGMSVGEMERWLAPNLGYERQR from the coding sequence ATGACGAACATCGCCTCGCACCCCCTGGCCGCCCTCCTCGAACGACGCATCCTGGTTCTGGATGGCGCCATGGGCACCATGATTCAGCGCTACAAGCTGACCGAGGCCGACTTTCGGGGCCAACGATTTGCCAATCACGGCTGCGATCTCAAGGGTAACAACGACCTTCTGGTTCTGACCCGCCCCGACGTCATCGGCGCCATCCACGAGGCTTACCTCGAGGCGGGGGCCGACATCGTCGAGACGAACTCCTTCAGCTTGACCCGGGTGGCTCAAGCTGATTATCAACTCGAGTCGCACATCCACGAACTCAACGTGGCGGCTGCGCAGGTGGCGCGTCAAGCGGCCGACAAGTTCACCGCCCTGACCCCGCACAAGCCCCGCTTCGTGGCCGGATCGATCGGCCCTACGAACAAGACGCTATCGCTGTCGCCGAACGTACAGGATCCTGGCTTTCGCGCGATCACCTTCGATGAGCTGCGCGAGGCCTTCAAGGAGCAGATCCTGGCGCTCATCGATGGTGGCGTGGACCTGCTCTTGGCCGAGACCGTCATCGACACTCTCAACCTCAAGGCCTGTCTGGTGGCCATGGACGAGGCGTTCGAGGAAAAGGGTAAGCGCCTTCCGATCATGATCTCCGCGACGATCACCGACAAGAGCGGGCGCACCCTTTCGGGCCAGACGATCGGCGCCTTCTTCACGTCCATCGAGCATGCCCGTCCGCTGTCCGTGGGGATCAACTGTGCCCTCGGCGCCAAGGACATGCGTCCCTACATCGCCGAGCTGTCGCAGCTGGCCCGACACAGCTACGTCAGCTGTTATCCCAACGCGGGCCTGCCGAACGCCTTCGGCGCCTACGACGAGACCCCTGACGAAACGGGCGACTTCCTGGAAGAGTTCGCCCACGCGGGCTTCGTCAACATCGTGGGGGGCTGCTGCGGGACCACCCCCGAGCACATTCGTGCCATCGCCGAACGCGTGAAGACCATGCCGCCGCGCAAGCCTCCCCACACGGACGCGCCGTTTTCGCGTCTAAGCGGCCTCGAGGTGCTCGAGCTTCGCCCCGAAACGAACTTCATGATGATCGGTGAGCGCACGAACGTGACGGGCTCGAAGAAGTTCGCCCGGCTCATCGTGGGCAACGACTACCCCGCGGCTCTGGAGGTGGCCATGGACCAGGTGCGCGGGGGCGCCAACATCATCGACATCAATATGGACGAGGGCATGCTCGACTCGGAGCGCGCCATGGTCACCTTCTTGAACCTGGTGGCCAGCGAGCCGGAGATCTGCCGTGTGCCGATCATGATAGACAGCTCGAAGTGGTCGGTGATCGAGGCCGGTCTCAAGTGCGTTCAAGGCAAGGGCGTGGTGAACTCGATCAGCCTCAAGGAAGGCGAGGCGGACTTCCTGGACAAAGCCCGGAAGGTGCGCCGCTACGGGGCGGCCGTGGTGGTGATGGCCTTCGACGAAGAGGGGCAAGCCGACAACACCCCCCGGCGCGTCGAGATCTGCACGCGCGCCTACCGGCTGCTCACGGAAAAGGCGGGCTTCGACCCCCGCGACATCATCTTCGACCCCAACATTCTGGCCGTGGCCACCGGCATCGAAGCGCACAACGCGTACGCCTTGAGCTTCGTGGAGTCCGTGCGTCTCATCAAGGAAGCCTGCCCCGGGGTGAAGATCTCGGGCGGGGTGAGCAACCTATCGTTCTCGTTCCGCGGCAACGAGGTGGTCCGCGAGGCCATGCACACGGCCTTCCTCTACGAGGCGGTCAAAGCGGGCATGGACATGGGCATCGTGAACGCCGGTCAGCTCGGTGTCTACGAGGAGATCCCGGCCGAGCTGCGCGAACACGTGGAAGACGTGCTGTGGAACCGTCGCCCGGACGCGACCGAGCGCCTGGTCGAGCTGGCCGAGCGCTACAAAGGGGGAGGCAAAAAGCGCGAAGAAGACCTTGGTTGGCGCCAGGAGCCCGTCGAGCGTCGTTTGGCCCACGCCCTCGTGCGCGGCGTGGACGATTTCATCGAGGTGGACGCGGAAGAGGCGCGCGTGAAGTTGGGTCGCCCCCTTCTGGTCATCGAGGGGCCGCTCATGGACGGCATGGCCGAGGTGGGTGACCTCTTTGGCGCAGGCAAAATGTTTCTGCCCCAGGTGGTCAAGAGCGCGCGCGCCATGAAAAAGGCGGTGGCTTACCTCACTCCCTTCATCGAGGAAGAGAAGTCTGCCTCCGACAGCGGCCCCCGCGCCCGCATCTTGATGGCCACGGTGAAGGGCGACGTGCACGACATCGGCAAGAACATCGTGGGCGTGGTGCTGGGCTGCAACAACTACGAGGTCGTCGATCTGGGTGTGATGGTGCCCACCGACAAGATCCTCGATACGGCCATCGCCGAGAAGGTGGACGTGATTGGTCTTTCGGGGCTCATCACCCCCTCGCTCGACGAGATGGTCTATGTGGCCGAAGAGATGCAGCGCCGCGGCTTCAAGCTGCCGCTGCTCATCGGTGGCGCCACCACCAGCCGCGAACACACGGCGGTGCGCATCGCACCCAAGTACGAAGGCAACGTGGTGCACGTGAACGACGCGTCTCGTGCGGTCAACGTGGTGGCCAGCTTGCTCGATCCCAAACAGGTGCAGGACTACGGCGACAACAACCGCGCCGAGCAGGACAAGCTGCGTCGCATCCACGAGAACAAGCACCAGCGGCCGCTGCTGGCCTACACGGACGCAAACCGGCGCAAGCCCATCGTCGAGTTTCCTCCCGAGGCCATCGCGAAGCCTGCGTTTCTCGGGCGCCGCACGCTCGAGGTGCCGCTCGAGGAGATCGTCCCCTACATCGACTGGACGTTCTTCTTTACCGCGTGGGAGCTGCGGGGGCGGTTCCCCGGGATCCTCGAGAGCCCCAAGTACGGGGTGCAGGCGCGGGAGCTCTTCGACGACGGCCGGAGGCTGCTCGACCGCATCCTGCGTGAGCGCAGCTTGACGGCCAAAGGGGTCTACGGACTGTGGCCAGCTGCTTCGGAAGGCAACGACATCATCGTCTTCGACGAACACGACGAGACGCAGGAGAAGCTGCGGTTTTGCATGTTGAGGCAGCAGCAGGAAAAGCCGGGCGAAGACGCGCCGAATGCGCCCATGCGCTGCCTGGCCGATTTCGTGGCGCCGCGGGGCAGCGGCCGAGGGGACTCTCTTGGTGCTTTCGCCGTGACGGCCGGGCTGGGCGCCGATGACTTGGTCGCCCGTTACCAAGCCGAGCATGACGACTATCACGCCATCATGGTGAAGGCGCTGGCGGATCGTCTGGCCGAGGCGTTCGCCGAGATGCTGCACGAGAAGGCCCGTCACGATTGGGGCTACGGGCAAGACGAGGCGCTCACCAACGACGACCTCATCGGCGAAAAGTACCGTGGCATTCGTCCCGCGTTCGGCTACCCGGCCTGCCCCGATCACTCAGAAAAGACCAAGCTGTTTGCGTTGCTCGACGCCCCCGCTGTGGGCATCACGCTGACCGAGAGCTTCGCCATGCTGCCTGCAGCGGCCGTGAGCGGGATCTATCTGGCCCACCCCGAGGCGCGCTACTTCAACGTGGGCCGCATCGGGCGTGACCAGGTAGAGGCCTACGCCGCCCGCAAGGGTATGTCTGTGGGCGAGATGGAGCGGTGGCTGGCCCCGAACTTGGGCTACGAGCGACAGCGTTGA
- the hemJ gene encoding protoporphyrinogen oxidase HemJ, protein MFYVWVKAIHVISIITWMAGMLYLLRLFVYHAMETEAVVRERFQVMERRLLKAIATPSMIATFITGITMLVLVPDWLKQPWMHVKLTCVLALAGVHGMSSAWRKRLITEPTFKTHKFFRVWNEVPTLLMVIIVIMVIRRPFGP, encoded by the coding sequence GTGTTTTACGTCTGGGTCAAAGCCATTCACGTCATCTCGATCATCACCTGGATGGCCGGCATGCTCTATTTGCTGCGGCTGTTCGTGTATCACGCCATGGAAACCGAGGCGGTGGTCCGCGAGCGCTTTCAAGTCATGGAACGGCGGCTGCTCAAGGCGATCGCCACGCCTTCCATGATCGCCACCTTCATCACAGGCATCACCATGCTGGTGCTGGTGCCCGACTGGCTCAAGCAGCCCTGGATGCACGTCAAGCTCACCTGCGTGCTGGCGCTGGCCGGGGTGCACGGCATGTCGTCTGCGTGGCGCAAGCGCCTCATCACCGAGCCCACCTTCAAGACCCACAAGTTCTTTCGCGTGTGGAACGAGGTCCCCACCCTCTTGATGGTGATCATCGTGATCATGGTCATCCGTCGCCCCTTCGGCCCCTGA
- a CDS encoding HAMP domain-containing histidine kinase has product MKWNRSAGAPISVILAIVFPAMVGSALALAYFGYLYAEDVSRRMEAADRQTAWAEAGRLIESVEARVDGVTKELFDKLALPEEGRDAEGCEANTRPAADAFVMVRFNARARLEIICHNGPVTREDWRDTFLRSLDFASIQPGRFRFVHQRIDRQDALVAFMRKQTHNGKGYYVVLRLAESWVRQSVETEIATLAERRRVTVLDQRRRSVAGTLLSGPVPRKEERFLVERAFGKILYAWDLQLAPRDVETLQAQAERQRVLGPLLVILSTVIIGVGLVIVWLGVLAERRASRLKSDFIANVSHELKTPLSLIRMFGEMVATGRNKGPEAVKEYGGIITRESERLSHLIDNVLDFARLERGKASYHFAEGDLAELLDRSLDLCRYRLEKERLRLDGFIEPELPPVRMDENAMTLVILNLVDNAIKYAAEGGAVHVGITRRPGGVILWVRDFGPGIPVDERERIFDRFYRARNARDRNVRGSGIGLSLVKHIAEAHGGRVTVEAPTGAVQPGVGTVFSVHLPASVAERASLASMPSVTAPSSGSSP; this is encoded by the coding sequence GTGAAGTGGAACCGCAGCGCGGGTGCGCCGATCTCCGTCATCCTGGCCATCGTGTTTCCGGCGATGGTGGGCTCTGCGTTGGCGCTTGCTTACTTCGGGTATCTCTACGCCGAGGACGTGTCGCGCCGGATGGAGGCCGCCGACCGCCAGACCGCCTGGGCGGAGGCCGGTCGACTCATCGAGTCCGTGGAGGCCCGTGTCGACGGGGTCACGAAGGAGCTCTTCGACAAGCTGGCCCTACCCGAAGAAGGTCGTGATGCCGAGGGGTGCGAGGCAAACACACGGCCCGCGGCGGACGCCTTCGTCATGGTGCGCTTCAACGCCCGCGCGCGGCTCGAGATCATCTGCCACAACGGACCCGTCACCCGGGAAGACTGGCGCGACACCTTCTTGCGCTCTCTCGACTTTGCTTCGATTCAGCCTGGCCGTTTTCGCTTCGTACACCAGCGCATCGACCGGCAGGACGCGCTGGTGGCCTTCATGCGCAAACAAACGCACAACGGCAAGGGCTATTACGTGGTGCTGCGGCTGGCAGAAAGCTGGGTGCGCCAGTCCGTCGAAACCGAGATCGCGACCCTCGCGGAGCGTCGTCGCGTGACGGTTCTCGATCAACGACGCCGAAGCGTGGCGGGGACCCTGCTCTCGGGTCCGGTGCCCCGGAAAGAAGAGCGCTTTTTGGTCGAGCGCGCCTTCGGGAAGATCTTGTACGCCTGGGATCTGCAGCTGGCGCCCCGTGACGTTGAGACGCTTCAGGCGCAGGCCGAGCGCCAGCGGGTGCTGGGGCCGCTGCTGGTGATTCTGTCCACGGTGATCATCGGGGTGGGGCTCGTCATCGTGTGGCTGGGCGTGCTGGCAGAGCGGCGTGCGTCTCGTCTCAAGAGCGATTTCATCGCGAACGTCTCCCACGAACTCAAAACGCCGCTGTCACTCATTCGCATGTTCGGTGAGATGGTGGCCACGGGCCGTAACAAGGGACCCGAGGCGGTGAAGGAGTATGGGGGGATCATCACGCGAGAGTCCGAGCGTCTCTCCCACCTCATCGACAACGTGCTCGACTTTGCGCGCCTCGAACGGGGCAAAGCCAGCTATCACTTCGCAGAGGGAGATCTGGCCGAGTTGCTGGATCGCTCGCTCGATCTGTGTCGCTACCGGCTCGAGAAGGAGCGTTTGCGGCTCGACGGGTTCATCGAGCCCGAACTGCCGCCCGTGCGCATGGACGAAAACGCCATGACCCTCGTCATCTTGAACCTGGTGGACAACGCCATCAAATACGCCGCGGAGGGCGGTGCGGTGCACGTGGGCATCACCCGCCGCCCCGGCGGGGTGATTTTGTGGGTCCGCGACTTCGGCCCGGGCATCCCGGTCGACGAACGTGAACGCATCTTCGATCGCTTTTACCGGGCCCGTAACGCCCGGGACCGCAACGTGCGGGGCAGCGGCATCGGTCTATCGCTGGTCAAGCACATCGCCGAGGCCCACGGTGGCCGCGTGACGGTCGAGGCGCCCACGGGGGCCGTACAGCCTGGCGTGGGCACCGTCTTTAGCGTACACCTGCCCGCCTCCGTGGCCGAACGTGCCAGCCTCGCGTCGATGCCCAGCGTGACGGCACCGTCTTCGGGATCCTCCCCATGA
- the rimI gene encoding ribosomal protein S18-alanine N-acetyltransferase, protein MDAYTIEPLRAEDIDALMGVANACFPVPWSAKTFTDELSRAQARIDGLRATPGGPLLAFIDYWIVLDEIHLLNVATLPDERRKGHARRLMNHMLRVARGSGCRAVLLEVRRSNTAALALYQAYGFRSVGLRAGYYPDNGEDAVLMTLDLEPSGSGGSPHAPDAP, encoded by the coding sequence ATGGACGCGTACACGATCGAGCCGCTTCGTGCGGAGGACATCGACGCGTTGATGGGGGTCGCGAATGCCTGTTTTCCGGTACCCTGGTCGGCCAAAACCTTCACCGATGAGCTCTCGCGCGCGCAGGCCCGCATCGACGGGCTGCGGGCCACGCCGGGGGGCCCTCTGCTCGCGTTCATCGATTACTGGATCGTCCTCGACGAAATTCACCTTCTCAACGTGGCCACGTTGCCCGATGAGCGGCGCAAAGGCCACGCACGCCGGCTCATGAACCACATGCTGCGCGTTGCGCGCGGCAGCGGCTGCCGTGCGGTGCTTCTCGAGGTGAGGCGCTCGAACACGGCCGCCCTCGCGCTTTACCAAGCCTATGGCTTTCGGTCGGTGGGGCTGCGTGCGGGCTATTACCCCGACAACGGTGAAGACGCGGTGCTCATGACGCTCGACCTGGAGCCGTCCGGCTCGGGCGGGAGCCCGCACGCTCCTGACGCGCCGTGA
- the coaE gene encoding dephospho-CoA kinase (Dephospho-CoA kinase (CoaE) performs the final step in coenzyme A biosynthesis.), whose amino-acid sequence MAFVGLTGGIGSGKSTVAKLFAEAGVPVLDADELARDIVRPGEPAWAEITALWPDVCAPDGTLDRRKLGAKVFADPEARARLQALTHPRIQALALARARALAAQGHHLAVYDAALLVETGRHGDFDALIVVTVPLEVQVARAVARGPLSEAEVRARIAAQYPLSEKVRVASHVIDNGGTREATGAQVQAVLADLRSRFGLTTG is encoded by the coding sequence CTGGCCTTCGTGGGCCTCACGGGCGGCATCGGCTCGGGCAAGTCGACCGTGGCGAAGCTGTTCGCGGAGGCGGGTGTTCCCGTTTTGGATGCGGACGAGTTGGCGCGCGACATCGTGCGTCCGGGTGAGCCCGCGTGGGCCGAGATCACGGCGCTTTGGCCCGATGTCTGCGCGCCCGATGGCACACTCGACCGGCGCAAGCTGGGCGCCAAGGTGTTCGCCGATCCCGAGGCCCGGGCGCGTCTGCAGGCCCTCACACATCCCCGCATTCAGGCGCTGGCGCTGGCCCGGGCGCGCGCGCTCGCAGCGCAGGGGCACCACCTGGCGGTTTACGACGCCGCCCTGCTGGTCGAGACGGGACGGCACGGAGACTTCGACGCCCTCATCGTGGTGACGGTGCCCCTCGAGGTGCAGGTGGCGCGCGCGGTGGCCCGGGGCCCGCTTTCGGAGGCGGAGGTCCGGGCCCGCATCGCCGCTCAGTACCCTCTCTCGGAGAAGGTGCGGGTGGCCAGCCACGTGATCGACAACGGCGGCACGCGCGAGGCCACCGGCGCGCAGGTCCAGGCGGTGCTCGCGGACCTGCGCTCGCGCTTCGGGCTCACAACAGGGTGA